The Triticum aestivum cultivar Chinese Spring chromosome 7B, IWGSC CS RefSeq v2.1, whole genome shotgun sequence genome window below encodes:
- the LOC123159500 gene encoding uncharacterized protein, with translation MAARGLRGVRDDLSELGRHLLDIACFLHPLLNPAHTDSPPSTPTHARPHRRRSPSPRPTTPPSPPPSILAGILADLAEIGGSFRVGFSGRAVPDRQPPPARATLPSPVDSPPHAAASAAGVADGILGAARALAARPEAWIDFPMLAIDENATISDVERDHMEVIDKLVPDLASLRATLCPSYMDEDAFWKIYFKLLESSLSEHTSEEDTQNVQVSVHRVNEIESPPHVCEIESEKGTQEGYQSSGSHALTKTRSEQSMDQWVFAKSKSEQSMDQWSEIPSDVESFREGHKRYFSSEAEEMSDVDNSNVLVMDKYMDSLLPDRRSLPYASSSVRSDSVRRKPAASSPDYSRRPPQPTPPVSLSKKESWDLIQDSEFEILDS, from the exons ATGGCGGCGCGCGGGCTGCGGGGCGTCCGCGACGACCTGTCGGAGCTGGGCCGCCACCTGCTCGACATCGCCTGCTTCCTCCACCCGCTCCTCAACCCGGCGCACACCGACTCGCCGCCCTCCACCCCGACCCACGcgcgcccccaccgccgccgctccccgtCCCCGCGCCCCACGACCCCGCCCTCCCCGCCCCCCTCCATCCTCGCCGGCATCCTCGCCGACCTCGCCGAGATCGGCGGCTCCTTCCGCGTCGGCTTCTCCGGCCGGGCCGTCCCCgaccgccagccgccgccggcccgggccaccctccccagcccggtcgactccccgccccacgccgccgcctccgctgccgGCGTCGCCGATGGCATCCTCGGGGcggcccgcgccctcgccgccagGCCCGAGGCCTGGATTGACTTCCCCATGCTCGCGATAGACGAGA ATGCTACAATCTCTGATGTGGAGAGAGATCATATGGAAGTCATTGATAAGCTTGTCCCAGATTTAGCATCTCTGCGGGCGACGCTCTGCCCTTCTTACATGGATGAAGATGCATTCtggaagatatacttcaaactacTTGAGTCAAGCCTAAGTGAACATACTTCAGAG GAAGACACCCAGAATGTGCAAGTTTCTGTGCATCGCGTAAATGAGATAGAGTCTCCACCTCATGTCTGTGAGATAGAAAGCGAGAAAGGCACTCAAGAGGGTTACCAATCTTCAGGGAGCCATGCTTTGACCAAGACACGATCCGAGCAAAGCATGGACCAGTGGGTGTTTGCAAAGTCAAAGTCGGAGCAGAGCATGGATCAGTGGTCCGAAATACCTTCAGACGTAGAATCCTTTAGAGAAGGTCATAAAAGGTACTTCAGCAGCGAGGCCGAGGAGATGAGCGACGTCGACAACTCCAATGTGCTCGTCATGGACAAATACATGGACTCGCTGCTGCCGGACCGGAGAAGCCTCCCGTACGCCAGCTCCTCCGTGAGAAGCGATTCGGTAAGAAGGaagcccgccgcctcctcccccgaCTACAGCCGCCGCCCTCCGCAGCCCACCCCGCCCGTGTCGCTGTCGAAGAAGGAATCATGGGATCTCATTCAGGATTCGGAGTTTGAGATACTCGACAGCTAG